One Cardinium endosymbiont cEper1 of Encarsia pergandiella genomic region harbors:
- the uppS gene encoding polyprenyl diphosphate synthase: MADKKKRFLLTVAIVFRRVFRNWILLFTLLPGYTASSNKYDLHVLPSLAKKPRHIGIIMDGNGRWGIKAIGDRSYGHKNSKKAVIEAITGCLEHGITYLTLYAFSTENWSRPTPEVHNIFRTITKSIVDHINLFTKYNVKFRVVGDTAGIPSYCWNRLKEVIDLTKDNTRLHLTVAINYGGKAEIVAASEAIANDFLIKIVDDFLHKGFNKNSRFENFIKFAKNHRAKITPTTYQQYLNTGHLPDIDLLIRTGGKKRISNFLPWQCAYSEIYFTNLYWPDFKKEDLLEALTFFQQQQRTMGGVA, encoded by the coding sequence ATGGCAGACAAAAAAAAAAGATTTTTACTTACTGTAGCCATTGTATTCAGAAGGGTTTTTAGAAACTGGATATTGCTATTTACACTCCTACCTGGATATACAGCTTCCTCCAATAAGTATGATCTACATGTACTACCTAGCTTAGCCAAAAAGCCAAGACATATTGGGATTATCATGGATGGTAATGGCAGGTGGGGCATAAAAGCAATAGGCGACAGATCTTATGGACATAAAAATTCAAAAAAGGCGGTCATTGAAGCAATAACTGGATGTTTAGAGCACGGGATCACCTATTTAACCCTTTATGCTTTTTCTACTGAAAATTGGAGCCGACCCACACCAGAGGTACATAACATTTTTCGAACGATTACGAAAAGCATTGTTGACCACATCAACCTTTTTACAAAATATAATGTTAAATTCCGTGTAGTGGGGGATACAGCAGGGATACCTAGTTATTGCTGGAATAGATTAAAAGAGGTGATAGACCTTACAAAGGATAACACTAGGTTACATTTGACCGTTGCCATTAACTATGGAGGGAAAGCAGAAATAGTAGCTGCCTCTGAGGCGATAGCAAATGATTTTTTGATTAAAATAGTGGATGATTTTTTACATAAAGGGTTTAATAAAAATTCTCGTTTTGAGAATTTTATAAAATTTGCAAAGAACCATCGCGCTAAAATTACGCCCACTACCTATCAGCAATATTTGAATACAGGACACTTGCCTGATATTGACTTATTGATACGTACAGGTGGTAAAAAACGAATAAGCAATTTTCTCCCTTGGCAATGTGCTTATTCAGAAATATATTTTACCAATTTATATTGGCCAGACTTTAAAAAAGAGGATCTACTAGAAGCTTTGACCTTTTTCCAGCAACAACAACGGACGATGGGTGGTGTTGCGTAA
- a CDS encoding M28 family peptidase, protein MTIFKVYGKYQLYIATLLIGCNRTPLRILTTTNGVGAGTPINIDTDISNTTVSDRSDEVLSEHLKQHITYLSKTIGSRNIEDQEHYQKLSQAAQYIDDAFKEIGYETNVMTYSATHTHQKFDVQNIEIVIPGSNSTSSECIVIGAHYDTVLASPGADDNGSGIAVLIEIARHMYNIYTQDNTKIKHTIKLVAFPNEECPYSVDEETGKHFCSNMGSVQYAKQVKARGDVITGMISLESISYFSNEPNSQIYPWYLKWLKYFYGDRGNFLMVIGDLKSREFQKKWMARYEQITPKPFPMHRVALPGWMPNVYRSDHGSFSLEGFSAFMITDTANLRNNHYHQATDKIETIDFNHFTQAAKSLIETVECLVLDGPLKT, encoded by the coding sequence ATGACTATTTTCAAGGTATATGGCAAATATCAGCTTTATATTGCCACATTATTAATTGGCTGTAACAGGACTCCTTTACGTATCCTAACAACTACTAATGGAGTAGGTGCAGGTACACCTATAAATATAGATACAGATATCTCTAATACAACAGTCTCAGATAGGTCAGATGAAGTACTATCTGAACACTTAAAACAACATATAACTTATTTGTCAAAAACAATTGGTTCACGAAACATAGAAGACCAAGAACATTACCAAAAGTTGTCTCAAGCTGCTCAATACATTGACGATGCTTTTAAAGAGATCGGCTACGAAACCAATGTAATGACATATAGCGCAACACATACCCATCAAAAATTTGATGTACAAAATATAGAAATAGTTATCCCGGGTAGTAATAGCACATCTTCCGAATGCATTGTAATTGGAGCACATTATGACACCGTTCTTGCAAGTCCAGGGGCAGACGACAATGGATCTGGTATTGCTGTTTTAATAGAAATAGCAAGGCATATGTATAATATATATACTCAAGACAATACAAAAATTAAACATACTATAAAATTAGTAGCCTTTCCTAATGAAGAGTGTCCTTATAGTGTAGATGAAGAAACAGGGAAACATTTCTGCAGTAATATGGGAAGTGTGCAATATGCAAAGCAAGTAAAAGCCAGAGGTGATGTTATTACAGGTATGATATCTCTTGAAAGCATAAGTTATTTCTCTAACGAGCCCAATAGCCAAATCTACCCTTGGTATCTGAAATGGTTAAAATATTTTTATGGAGATCGGGGTAATTTTCTAATGGTTATTGGTGACTTAAAATCAAGGGAATTTCAAAAAAAATGGATGGCACGTTATGAGCAAATAACGCCTAAACCGTTCCCTATGCATCGTGTCGCCTTACCTGGATGGATGCCAAATGTGTACCGATCTGATCATGGCTCGTTTTCCTTGGAAGGGTTTTCTGCTTTTATGATTACAGATACCGCTAATCTTAGAAATAACCATTATCATCAAGCAACTGATAAAATAGAAACAATAGACTTTAATCATTTCACCCAAGCAGCTAAAAGTTTGATTGAAACAGTAGAGTGTCTTGTACTAGATGGTCCATTGAAAACATAG
- a CDS encoding DNA topoisomerase IV subunit B, with amino-acid sequence MSTLNYTESNIRSLSWQEHLRLRPGMYIGKLGDGSLPDDGIYLLLKEVIDNSVDEFVMGYGKKIEIKIFENQHISIRDFGRGIPLGKLVDCISKINTGGKYDTQAFQKSVGLNGVGIKAVNALSAYCKVQSFRDGLTKSATFSAGLLLEESEISSTQEPNGTHVVFQPDHAIFKEFSFVPQFIEEQIAHYSFLNTGLMLYLNGKKYQARNGLLDLLQAKTAAESYLYPIIYLKKQDIELALTHHHTLANEVYYTFVNGQFTPQGGAHLNALKEAIMQTVRTFYKKEFDGADIRGGLIAALAIKVQEPIFESQTKTKLGSQQMGPEGPTIRSFIIAFIKNALDDFLHKNPPIAEILQKRILQSERERKAIAGIKKLVHEKTKKANLHNKKLRDCHIHFNSSHPNRLDSTIFITEGNSASGSITKSRNVATQAVFSLRGKPLNCFGQSKKLVYENEEFNLLQHALNIANGPDGLRYNKIIVATDADVDGMHIRLLILTYFLQFFPELVYNGHLYILETPLFRVRNKKTTHYCYNEEEKEVAIQSLGAQPEITRFKGLGEISPDEFAHFIGAAIRLIPVTLAPHSALKNILAFYMGKNTPERRDFIINNLKIEESLPER; translated from the coding sequence ATGTCCACGCTTAACTATACAGAATCCAATATCCGCTCCCTATCTTGGCAAGAACATCTTCGGTTGCGCCCTGGTATGTATATTGGAAAATTGGGAGATGGTAGTCTACCAGATGATGGTATCTACCTACTACTCAAAGAAGTAATAGATAACAGCGTAGATGAATTTGTAATGGGCTATGGAAAAAAAATTGAAATAAAAATATTTGAAAATCAACATATTTCTATTAGAGACTTTGGAAGAGGCATTCCATTGGGGAAATTAGTAGATTGCATTTCTAAAATCAATACAGGCGGTAAATATGACACCCAAGCTTTTCAAAAATCTGTAGGTTTAAATGGTGTAGGTATAAAAGCCGTTAACGCCCTTTCTGCCTATTGCAAAGTACAATCTTTTCGAGATGGATTAACCAAATCAGCCACTTTTTCCGCTGGATTGCTCTTAGAAGAATCTGAAATCTCCTCCACTCAGGAGCCAAATGGTACCCATGTGGTATTCCAACCAGATCATGCCATTTTTAAAGAATTTTCTTTTGTACCCCAATTTATAGAAGAACAAATAGCCCATTACAGTTTTTTAAACACTGGGCTTATGCTTTACCTGAATGGTAAAAAATACCAAGCTCGAAATGGGCTTTTAGATTTATTACAAGCCAAAACAGCTGCAGAAAGCTATCTTTACCCGATTATCTATTTAAAAAAACAAGATATTGAACTAGCATTGACACATCATCATACCCTTGCCAATGAGGTCTATTATACTTTTGTCAATGGGCAATTTACTCCTCAAGGAGGGGCCCATTTGAATGCTTTAAAAGAAGCCATTATGCAAACCGTACGAACCTTTTACAAAAAAGAGTTTGACGGAGCGGACATCCGTGGAGGATTAATAGCTGCACTTGCGATTAAAGTCCAAGAGCCTATTTTTGAATCCCAAACCAAAACAAAACTTGGTTCACAACAAATGGGTCCTGAAGGGCCAACCATTCGTAGTTTTATCATTGCTTTTATAAAAAATGCATTAGATGACTTTTTACACAAAAATCCACCCATAGCCGAAATACTACAAAAACGTATTCTGCAGTCTGAACGTGAACGTAAAGCAATAGCTGGTATTAAAAAACTAGTCCATGAAAAAACAAAAAAAGCCAACCTACATAATAAAAAATTAAGAGATTGTCATATCCATTTTAACTCTAGCCATCCCAATCGGTTGGATAGTACCATTTTTATTACAGAAGGGAATTCTGCAAGTGGTTCTATTACTAAATCTCGTAATGTTGCGACACAAGCTGTATTTTCATTGCGGGGTAAGCCCTTAAACTGCTTTGGGCAATCTAAAAAGCTAGTTTATGAAAATGAAGAATTTAACCTACTGCAACATGCTTTAAATATTGCCAATGGACCGGATGGATTGCGTTATAATAAAATTATTGTTGCTACAGATGCAGATGTAGATGGCATGCATATTCGTTTGCTGATATTAACCTATTTTTTACAATTTTTTCCAGAACTTGTATACAATGGACATCTTTATATATTAGAAACACCTCTTTTTAGAGTACGGAATAAAAAAACCACCCATTATTGCTACAATGAAGAAGAAAAAGAGGTAGCCATACAGTCACTGGGTGCACAACCTGAAATTACGCGTTTTAAAGGGCTAGGTGAAATATCTCCTGATGAATTTGCCCATTTTATAGGTGCAGCCATTCGACTGATTCCTGTTACATTGGCGCCCCATAGTGCCTTAAAAAATATATTGGCTTTTTATATGGGCAAAAATACGCCAGAGCGGCGGGATTTTATTATTAACAACCTGAAAATAGAAGAAAGTTTACCTGAAAGATAA
- a CDS encoding translocation/assembly module TamB domain-containing protein — MALCHIPAFQQQLLSSLLNYFHQTTHYRITCDQFRLTWFRQLALVGITVTDPQNKPLFSIHRCKGQLNLLDLLLLKPNMIHSISIEGGAVYLEKHKEQPLNMDMFYAKAIVPFIPVSNTGLSIDKIALHGINLYYDNQIKKQNISVGNIDLSINDFKFFSDHYSGSLTTLSYQTTNGLPLVLKNIMAQFSITPHNIVLQNCHLMTKYSSLQGDFTLKQIEQLPLLDHKENILLEAVLHQTALSSIELSKFSDFFNGAHTLYRLNGLFSLTPHNMVWKNCKLVFGASDSYIESTGCYNGVDATLGIKRGKVYLSDLQKQMPVYLNRLQYIGLTNATFVGNTEKSTLRGHIATHIGGIETDLTLHHLGKAIQMVTGNLTLHKVAVAAVLPALPIRALSGKVTIKTQGNDFNTLDAVMDLTKIKTNHYSYQQIKASCMVANAMVNFTLHSKDPNAKLTLAGRYHITPNNYLKAKGIIEQINLEKLGWVAVPLTGSTQFTLKIKDLLSERPRGAISLKECVVQRLTQKVSCKQLVLHALQDGKEDLLTLTSSLIEGKLKGKFTIKDLASHIKYSIARLKNSEHLAAMPARLHLHYTIDCKKIDPILNWFSNHLHVSPATTFSGHLAYNTDYDFSLALPHASTFRFKQFSFTNIKVKLNIGHLMDVKKRLVQLFIASDKQDWHSMVQTDDLDLQFRMDKDKFTFLNRLVHQHSHLSIACAGTLRDGGIAIDLLPSSLTTKGQIWTIQAKRPSFISKTVIDIGALSITNGQASIFMDGSLTQSATTTPLYCTIRHLPLHYDASVGPIKGIIEAKLIAQKNQLIPTGSLRIEEATIQDYPLGTLKVDWNVLENKLALRGMLEKAAQRLVEIEGNYYLTHPADNLAITTRFNQMDLQLLNPLFESACSDIQGKLSGTFQLTGLLSAPKINGKGRIDQGQFTINYLNSCCQATGPIKIRENRLYLTQLDFRDDASGRMSLSGYVALENGFPLMFGGRMETFHLLHTTRTHNPDFYGDLYATGTLQMEGSIYNLLVKIKATTDQGAFTIVAHDKENIDNTTKLVQFIYKKAKNQTDQPCQNEDGAMIKLILDLNIQPTVKVQVLFGSNPNMSDSLQGQGTAEIQLEVGTNRKPYVMGNYLFQNGTYTISVYNLIQKTFTIAPNSQVNFNGYPQEGMVHIEASYTQMASVTALYPQSNDKRLIPVKISLSAYGKLTHPHITYQLFFPVKSMDFELNTALEACAAKALLDKHYLNTQILSLIIAKRIYDDKKIDGWAALNNSLNDLLSQRIQDMASKIIHPNLAIETDLGIHQLEHQDQNILQRTKITVRYLLLSEDLKLSSTVGQHSRFINDWEISYRISKVYNMHAKLYQQPLQTGSTNLALFGISFGYVKKFW; from the coding sequence ATGGCTTTATGCCATATACCTGCTTTCCAGCAACAACTGCTTAGTAGTCTACTCAACTATTTTCATCAAACTACCCATTACCGCATTACCTGTGATCAATTTCGCTTAACCTGGTTCCGACAACTTGCATTGGTAGGCATAACCGTTACAGATCCTCAAAACAAACCTCTATTTTCCATTCATCGCTGTAAAGGTCAACTCAATCTATTGGATTTACTTCTGCTTAAGCCCAATATGATCCATTCTATTTCAATAGAGGGAGGTGCAGTTTACTTAGAAAAGCATAAAGAGCAACCTTTGAATATGGATATGTTTTATGCTAAGGCTATTGTACCCTTTATACCCGTATCCAATACAGGACTATCGATCGATAAGATTGCATTACATGGAATCAACTTATATTATGACAATCAGATCAAAAAACAAAATATTAGCGTAGGCAATATCGATCTATCTATAAACGACTTTAAATTTTTTTCGGACCATTATTCAGGTAGCTTAACGACGCTTTCCTACCAAACAACCAATGGCCTGCCTTTGGTATTGAAAAACATAATGGCCCAATTTAGCATTACCCCCCATAACATAGTGCTACAAAATTGTCACTTGATGACAAAATATAGCAGCCTACAAGGCGATTTCACATTAAAGCAGATCGAACAACTTCCTTTGCTTGACCATAAGGAAAATATTCTATTAGAGGCTGTATTGCATCAAACTGCTCTATCATCGATTGAATTAAGTAAATTTTCAGATTTTTTTAACGGGGCGCATACTTTATATAGGTTAAATGGTCTCTTCTCTTTGACGCCTCATAATATGGTATGGAAAAATTGCAAACTGGTTTTTGGTGCATCAGATAGCTACATTGAAAGTACAGGCTGCTATAATGGAGTGGATGCAACGCTTGGCATAAAAAGGGGTAAGGTCTATCTAAGTGACCTCCAAAAGCAGATGCCGGTCTACCTGAATAGATTACAATACATTGGTCTAACCAACGCCACTTTTGTAGGGAATACTGAAAAATCTACCTTAAGGGGGCATATTGCAACCCATATAGGTGGTATAGAAACAGATTTAACCCTACATCATCTAGGTAAAGCGATACAAATGGTAACGGGTAACCTAACCTTACACAAGGTAGCCGTGGCGGCTGTGCTACCTGCTCTTCCGATTAGAGCCCTTTCTGGAAAAGTGACCATAAAAACGCAAGGGAACGACTTCAATACCCTAGATGCAGTAATGGATCTAACAAAGATAAAAACGAACCATTATAGCTATCAGCAGATAAAGGCCTCTTGTATGGTGGCCAATGCTATGGTAAATTTTACTTTACATAGCAAAGATCCAAACGCAAAGCTAACCTTAGCCGGCCGTTATCATATAACGCCTAATAACTATTTAAAGGCAAAGGGCATCATTGAACAGATCAATCTAGAAAAACTTGGTTGGGTAGCGGTACCTTTGACAGGCAGTACACAATTTACGTTGAAAATAAAAGATTTATTAAGTGAACGTCCACGTGGAGCAATTAGCTTAAAGGAATGTGTGGTACAAAGATTGACCCAAAAAGTAAGCTGCAAACAGCTTGTCCTACATGCCCTCCAAGATGGCAAAGAAGATCTGCTTACCCTGACTTCTTCCCTTATAGAGGGTAAGCTAAAAGGAAAATTTACCATTAAAGACTTAGCAAGTCATATAAAGTACTCCATTGCGCGACTTAAAAATTCGGAACATCTGGCCGCAATGCCTGCTAGATTACATCTACATTACACCATCGATTGCAAAAAGATAGACCCAATCTTAAATTGGTTTTCAAATCATCTACATGTATCTCCTGCTACAACTTTTTCGGGTCATTTGGCCTATAATACAGATTATGATTTTTCCTTAGCGCTACCTCATGCGTCCACCTTCCGTTTTAAGCAGTTTAGTTTCACAAATATCAAAGTAAAACTCAACATCGGTCACCTCATGGATGTTAAAAAGCGCTTGGTGCAACTATTCATTGCTTCAGACAAACAGGATTGGCATTCCATGGTTCAAACAGATGATCTAGACCTTCAATTCCGGATGGACAAAGATAAATTTACCTTTTTAAATAGATTGGTCCACCAACATAGTCATCTGTCCATAGCCTGTGCAGGTACCCTGAGAGATGGTGGGATAGCAATAGATCTACTCCCTTCTAGCCTAACCACTAAAGGACAAATATGGACCATACAAGCAAAAAGGCCCAGTTTTATTTCCAAAACGGTCATAGACATTGGAGCGCTATCCATAACCAACGGTCAAGCATCTATTTTCATGGACGGTAGCCTTACTCAATCAGCTACTACAACGCCCTTATATTGCACCATACGCCATCTTCCCTTACACTATGACGCATCAGTAGGTCCGATTAAAGGCATTATAGAGGCAAAACTCATAGCCCAAAAAAATCAGCTTATTCCAACTGGTAGCTTACGTATAGAAGAAGCAACCATTCAAGACTATCCGCTAGGTACCCTAAAGGTAGATTGGAATGTATTAGAAAACAAACTAGCGTTAAGAGGCATGCTGGAAAAAGCAGCTCAACGATTGGTGGAGATAGAGGGAAATTATTACCTCACCCATCCTGCTGATAACTTAGCGATTACCACTAGATTTAACCAAATGGATCTACAACTACTCAATCCGTTATTTGAATCTGCTTGTTCAGATATACAGGGCAAACTAAGTGGTACATTTCAACTAACTGGTCTGCTCAGTGCACCTAAAATAAATGGAAAAGGACGAATAGATCAAGGACAATTTACCATTAACTACTTAAACAGTTGTTGCCAAGCAACTGGCCCCATTAAGATTCGAGAGAATCGCTTATACCTGACCCAACTTGATTTTCGAGATGATGCATCAGGACGAATGAGCTTATCTGGATATGTTGCACTAGAAAATGGATTTCCTTTAATGTTTGGAGGTCGTATGGAAACTTTTCATCTGCTGCATACCACTCGAACCCATAATCCCGACTTCTATGGAGACCTATATGCTACTGGGACTTTACAAATGGAAGGTTCTATCTACAATTTACTGGTTAAAATAAAGGCTACAACTGACCAAGGTGCCTTTACAATTGTGGCACACGATAAAGAAAATATAGATAATACAACAAAATTGGTACAGTTTATTTATAAGAAAGCGAAAAACCAGACAGATCAACCCTGTCAAAATGAAGATGGCGCAATGATTAAATTAATCCTTGACCTAAACATACAACCCACTGTAAAGGTTCAAGTGTTATTTGGCTCTAATCCCAATATGAGCGATAGCTTACAAGGGCAAGGCACTGCCGAGATTCAACTAGAAGTAGGCACCAATCGTAAGCCATATGTAATGGGCAATTACCTCTTTCAAAATGGTACCTATACCATTTCTGTTTATAATCTCATTCAAAAAACATTTACCATTGCACCTAATAGCCAAGTCAATTTTAACGGTTATCCACAAGAAGGTATGGTCCATATTGAAGCATCCTACACGCAAATGGCATCTGTAACAGCATTATACCCTCAAAGTAATGACAAGCGCCTCATTCCAGTAAAAATTTCTCTTTCTGCATATGGAAAGTTGACCCATCCACATATTACTTATCAACTTTTCTTTCCGGTAAAAAGTATGGATTTTGAACTAAATACGGCGCTAGAAGCATGTGCCGCAAAGGCATTATTAGACAAACACTATCTGAATACTCAAATTTTAAGTCTGATAATAGCTAAAAGAATCTATGATGACAAAAAAATAGATGGCTGGGCTGCATTAAACAATAGTCTCAATGACTTGCTTTCGCAAAGGATACAGGATATGGCCTCCAAAATCATCCATCCCAATCTAGCAATAGAAACCGATCTAGGAATACATCAATTGGAGCATCAGGACCAAAATATATTGCAAAGAACAAAGATTACAGTGCGTTATCTACTGCTGTCAGAGGATCTGAAACTTTCTAGTACGGTAGGGCAACACTCTCGTTTTATCAATGATTGGGAAATTTCTTATCGGATTTCAAAAGTTTACAACATGCATGCCAAGCTTTATCAACAACCTTTACAAACAGGATCTACCAATCTGGCCCTTTTTGGTATAAGTTTTGGTTATGTTAAGAAGTTTTGGTAG
- the yihA gene encoding ribosome biogenesis GTP-binding protein YihA/YsxC, which yields MKIHSVRLVSSSARYQACPREARPEVAFIGRSNVGKSSLINALLQRKQLARVSKMPGKTKLIHHFLVNNQIYFVDLPGYGWAQVGRATKIQWEKMLQSYLLYRPNMVTVFLLMDAKIGLQSIDLGCIGWLGVHRIPFVIVLTKADKKNKRVVQKHYMALTATLQEDWATIPPIFMVSAHDRVGLENLLDYIQMVTQSQKGD from the coding sequence ATGAAAATCCATTCTGTTCGTCTTGTATCCAGTAGTGCGCGTTACCAAGCATGTCCCCGTGAGGCCAGACCAGAAGTTGCTTTTATAGGCCGTTCCAATGTAGGAAAATCCTCTTTAATTAATGCCCTTTTGCAACGAAAACAATTGGCCAGGGTGTCTAAAATGCCTGGAAAAACAAAACTGATCCATCATTTTTTGGTCAACAACCAAATCTATTTTGTAGATCTTCCAGGATATGGATGGGCACAAGTAGGGCGTGCGACAAAAATACAATGGGAAAAAATGTTACAAAGCTATCTTTTGTATAGACCCAATATGGTTACAGTTTTTTTGTTAATGGATGCGAAAATTGGTCTGCAATCCATTGACCTTGGATGTATAGGATGGCTAGGGGTACATCGCATTCCTTTTGTCATTGTACTTACAAAAGCAGATAAAAAAAATAAAAGGGTGGTTCAAAAACACTATATGGCCCTAACGGCTACTTTACAAGAAGACTGGGCCACCATACCACCCATTTTTATGGTTTCTGCACATGATAGGGTAGGGCTGGAAAACCTTCTAGACTATATTCAAATGGTTACACAATCCCAAAAGGGAGATTAA
- a CDS encoding trans-sulfuration enzyme family protein, whose translation MPNRLSFSGPHKWATKHLQVATEMVHAGVEPEPHTGAILTPIFQSSVFVQASIETYLEKGHSYSGSKNPTVAVLEAKVAALEKAAVAYCFGSGMAAIVTTMATFLRHGDHCILSNGCYGTTQELARDLFGELGVTFSFVDFTNLAAIEAAIQANTKLIFSEYPTNPTLALTDLATVSRLAHQVGAKHVCDSTLASPMVVCPLEFDVDIVIQSTTKYYDGHNITIGGAVACASEKDGNQIFTYRNRHGSIMSPMVAFFTLQSIKTMHLRIREQSKNATQIATFLASHPKIEKVGYPGLLCFPQKGLADRQHKNGLHGGMLYFVLKGVADASSKFIQSLRRPWSFGANLGGVESLISYPIVMSNGTMDATQLQSIGITKGFIRVSCGIEDGQDLIYALDATLNEV comes from the coding sequence ATGCCCAATCGACTATCCTTTTCTGGTCCCCATAAATGGGCTACCAAACATTTACAAGTAGCTACTGAAATGGTACATGCTGGTGTAGAGCCAGAACCCCATACGGGTGCTATACTTACGCCTATTTTTCAATCATCTGTATTTGTACAAGCCTCGATTGAAACCTATCTAGAAAAAGGGCACTCCTATTCTGGTTCAAAAAATCCTACGGTTGCGGTACTGGAAGCAAAGGTGGCTGCTTTAGAAAAAGCAGCAGTGGCTTATTGTTTTGGCTCGGGTATGGCGGCTATTGTTACCACTATGGCCACTTTTTTACGCCATGGCGACCACTGTATCCTCTCAAATGGTTGTTATGGCACTACACAAGAATTAGCCCGCGACCTTTTTGGTGAACTGGGCGTAACTTTTTCTTTTGTAGATTTTACAAATCTAGCAGCGATAGAAGCAGCTATACAAGCCAATACCAAACTGATTTTTTCAGAATATCCGACCAATCCTACCCTTGCTTTGACCGACTTAGCCACTGTGAGTCGATTGGCCCATCAAGTAGGTGCCAAACATGTCTGTGATAGTACACTGGCCTCACCTATGGTAGTTTGCCCGTTGGAATTTGATGTAGATATAGTTATTCAATCTACCACCAAATACTATGACGGACATAATATAACCATTGGTGGCGCAGTAGCTTGTGCATCTGAAAAAGATGGAAATCAAATTTTTACCTATAGAAATAGACATGGAAGTATTATGAGTCCTATGGTCGCTTTTTTTACCTTACAATCCATCAAGACCATGCACTTACGCATACGAGAGCAGTCTAAAAATGCAACACAAATTGCTACATTTTTAGCAAGCCATCCTAAGATAGAAAAAGTAGGCTATCCAGGATTGCTTTGTTTTCCACAAAAAGGATTAGCCGATAGACAACATAAAAATGGATTACATGGTGGAATGTTATACTTTGTATTGAAAGGTGTAGCAGATGCCAGTAGCAAATTTATACAGTCACTGCGTCGTCCATGGAGTTTTGGCGCTAATTTAGGTGGCGTAGAAAGTTTGATCTCGTATCCGATTGTAATGTCCAATGGAACCATGGATGCTACACAACTGCAATCCATTGGTATAACCAAAGGTTTTATACGTGTATCTTGTGGAATTGAAGATGGGCAAGATCTAATTTACGCACTGGATGCAACGCTTAATGAAGTGTAG